TTTCCTGGTCAATCAACTGAAAAGAGGTGTACCCGGCTGCCCTGAGGGCATCGAGGGTTGTAAATAACAGGTGGTTGTTTTGCTGAATTTCCGCTATGCTGTGGCAGGCGATCTCACAGGAAATATACCTGGGTTGGCTGGTTTTACCGGCAAGGCTCCGGATGGCCACGGCATCATTCCCTTCTATATCTATTTTGCAATAATAGGGCGTTCCGTATTTCTCAAACAGGCCGGCCAATGTGGTGGAGGCCAGTTCCACTGTTTGATCGATGGCCGCTTCCCTTTCGGCCAGGTTTTTGGTGGCCGAACTGCGCCAGTCGTCACGGCTTACATAAAAGAAGATCCAGTCATTGTCTTTTTCGGCAACCGCCACATTCAACACGATCAGGTTACCCGCTTTTATAGCAGCGCTGAAATGCTGTTCCAGCTCTTCTGCCAGCAGCGGGTTGGCTTCCACTGCCACTACCCGGTAGCCTTTTGCCAGGTACCACGCGGTATCGTCACCATGATGCGCCCCGATATCATATACTAAATTCGATTGTACCATTAATGGAATGCTTTTGAAACGAAAATCAGTTTTTCCTCACCCGGCCATCATCAAATCCATTGGCATATATATAAATGCTGGTATCTGGCAGATACTTCAATTTCTCATTAAAATACTGGTTTAATACAACCCGGAAGGTATTCACCGGTGTCATGGAATTATATAAAGCAGTATAGTTTTTGTCATAGAAATAGATGGCATTCAGGTTTTCAAAAAAACGGCCGATCTTGCTGGAGTCGCCGTAATCACGGAACCCGTGATCGCCTTCCACTATCACAATTTTATTGAGTGTGTCTTTGTCGAAAATGGTTTTAATAACGTCTTTTACCACTCGTTGTGTATAGATCACCTGGTCAAGGTAATCCTTTTTAAGTGTATGCGGCCTGAACATGGGTGAGTCCAATTTCAGGGTGCCATCTTTATTATACAGGTACGGTTCATGCGGAAGCATTAAGTGGCACGAAACAAATTTTGGCCCTGCAACTTTTTCTTCCGCTGCCGATCGTAATCCATTCAGTTTGTCATATACGTACTCCTGTAAAAACTTCAATTTTGCTGCGTGGTCTTTATCGGACCGGGTAAAGTTCCACATAATGTCTTTGCTTATTCTGCCTGGTAAAGTTTGCTGTACTATCACATTGCCGGGCAGGTCATGAAACAACGTATGGCTTAAAGCCGGATGCCTGTTGTAATCAAACAACGAATGGTTAATGATTGTATATCCTTTTGCCTCCAGGTAAGGGATCAACCGGTTTTGCGATACGGTGGAAACGCCCTGTAATAAATCTTTGGCAGTAACTTCCTGGTTGTATAAACTGTCTGCCAGGTAAGAGAAGTTTAAGGTAGAACCAATGGAATAGAACGTAACCGGGTAATTACTTTTTGAATTGGCCACTACATAAAATCCCTGTTTATATAAAAAGCTGTCCAGCTCTTTAGGGTTATAGCCAAACTCCTCCTGTAAACACCGGGAACTGGTAAAGGCATCAAAAACGATGAAATAGATATTGGGCAGTTTGCTGGTTTTTGAAGCAGGCGATAATGAATCCTTTTGCGCTTTCTGAACCAGGTTATTTTCACTGGCTTTTCCTGATGATAAATTGATTAGTAAAAGAACGACTTCCCATACTACCAGGATGGAAATGGTGAGCTGAATGAATTTGCTGACGGAGCTAAAATCCTTTTTCGATCTTTTAAACAGGATAAAAGAGCCTGCAGCTATTAATAAAATAAAAGGGAGCAGGAATTTATATTTTTTAAAAAAGTTTGTAACCGGAATTGTTTTTATCAGGTCCTGCGCGGCGCCAAAAAACAACAGGATGGCCGTTAACAGGATCAGGTACAAAAATGCCTTCGATTGGTTTTTTAATACATACATCAAAAAAGCGGCAGCAAACACAATAAATAAAAAGTAACAGAAAAAGATCTTTAATGAAAACGGGAGGGGTATAAGTCCGAAATAGGCATTATTTTCATGAAGTATAAAATAAGCAGTCAGTAAAACGGGGAATAATAATACGTTGATGGTGGCAATGGAGAATGTGATACTTTTTCTTTTATTCACTGTTGCTGGTTAAAAATCAAAAATATATTAAAAATAGGATGAAAACAGGCATTTTTGAAATGGAGCATTATGAGGGAGCCTACCCGGTCATACAACTGTTCGATATGCCTGCGAACCAACTGGTGATCTTTACCGATGCCGCCACCTATACCCGGTTTGCCGATCTGTTTAAAGCGGATGTAAACCGGTTTCAATGGGAAATTCTCGACCGCACTAAGGGAAAATGGCATTTTTTCAGCCAGTTGTATAAAGCTGCCAAAAAACACCGGCTCGATCTTTTTTACCTGAACACCATCAGCAATAACCACCTGTTTTATGCCTGGGTGATCGGGCTTTTACGGATTGCGCGGGTGGTGATCACGGTGCATGACATCAATTGTTTGTTTAAATCCCGCCGTTCGGCACAACTGAGGCAAATGGTGCATCATATAGGCAAGAAAGCGCTTATAAAACGGGTGCAGGAGTATAATGTGGTGTCCGATACCATGGTTGATTATTTACGCGAAACCACCCGCAACAGCGTGCAGGTGCATAACATTCCCGGGGCCGTTTTTGAAAGCGAACAGGCTTCCTTGTCCCTTCGCGACCGGCTTCACCTGGTAGTGCCAGGCTCGCTGGATAAAAAACGCCGTGATTATTGGCAGGTATTTGAGCTGCTGAAAGCGGCCGAAGCCAGCCAGCTGCCGTTGCACATCACTTTACTGGGTGGGC
The Niastella koreensis GR20-10 genome window above contains:
- a CDS encoding FkbM family methyltransferase, with the translated sequence MVQSNLVYDIGAHHGDDTAWYLAKGYRVVAVEANPLLAEELEQHFSAAIKAGNLIVLNVAVAEKDNDWIFFYVSRDDWRSSATKNLAEREAAIDQTVELASTTLAGLFEKYGTPYYCKIDIEGNDAVAIRSLAGKTSQPRYISCEIACHSIAEIQQNNHLLFTTLDALRAAGYTSFQLIDQESLLPLTDENYYRRIQQFYSRVRTKLERITGWYTARFSNRHLVACTRKVDPDYVTAPFGEALSGTWSDYETTRKYIRRHYDDFYATTQNKQLIFWVDIHARS